In a genomic window of Terriglobia bacterium:
- a CDS encoding hydrogenase iron-sulfur subunit has translation MPNGQEDATTVFEPRIVAFFCNWCTYLASDLAGSSRMKYPPNSCVIRLMCSGRVDPQFILNAFAHGADGVLIGGCHPGDCHYREGNYKALRRFRLLRRMLVKMGIEEERVRLEWISAAEADRVRDVIREMVGKIRELGPLKLDLVPKAEMTKAEELIHA, from the coding sequence ATGCCTAACGGTCAAGAAGATGCCACAACGGTGTTTGAGCCCAGGATCGTAGCGTTCTTCTGCAACTGGTGTACGTACCTGGCGTCCGATCTGGCGGGCAGTTCCCGAATGAAGTATCCGCCGAATTCGTGCGTCATCCGCCTGATGTGTTCCGGCAGGGTGGATCCGCAATTCATTCTGAATGCATTTGCGCACGGGGCTGACGGTGTCCTGATCGGCGGGTGCCATCCCGGCGATTGTCACTACCGCGAAGGCAATTACAAGGCACTTCGCCGGTTCCGGCTGTTGCGCAGGATGCTCGTCAAGATGGGGATTGAAGAGGAGCGGGTCCGACTGGAATGGATTTCGGCGGCGGAAGCGGATCGTGTTCGTGATGTCATTCGTGAAATGGTCGGCAAGATCCGCGAACTTGGCCCGCTGAAGCTTGACCTCGTTCCAAAAGCAGAAATGACAAAAGCGGAGGAACTGATCCATGCCTGA
- a CDS encoding oxidoreductase → MPDKPKIALYWCASCGGCDEAVVDLAEGVLTLTDAVDIAFWPVALDGKRSDVENLADGGLLATLINGAVRNSEQEEMAHLLRAKSQYIIAFGACAHLGGIPGLANLYSSQDILSAAFNDSPTTEPDAVLPRTNTLDEMHALGLPEFRETVKTLDQVIAVDYYIPGCPPSRKVVSEALRALVSGELPDRGTVLAPNIALCEECPRKESKPEKLSLESLHRTYGIEIDPEKCLLAQGIVCLGMGTRAGCDAACIRGNMPCTGCFGPSDRVRDQGAKLLSALASSLSATETEAIDLALAELPDEVGTFYRYSLPGSLLQRALVHSK, encoded by the coding sequence ATGCCTGACAAGCCGAAGATCGCTCTGTACTGGTGCGCGTCGTGTGGAGGATGTGACGAGGCGGTCGTGGATCTCGCCGAGGGCGTATTGACGCTGACGGATGCTGTTGACATTGCTTTCTGGCCGGTGGCTCTCGATGGCAAACGGAGCGATGTTGAAAATCTTGCCGACGGAGGCTTGCTGGCAACTCTGATCAACGGGGCTGTCCGTAATTCCGAGCAGGAAGAAATGGCGCATCTCCTTCGTGCCAAATCGCAGTACATAATTGCGTTCGGGGCATGCGCTCACCTGGGAGGAATTCCCGGGTTGGCGAATCTCTATTCGAGCCAGGACATCCTCTCAGCGGCCTTCAACGATTCACCAACCACGGAGCCAGACGCGGTGTTGCCGCGCACGAACACACTCGACGAGATGCACGCGCTGGGCCTGCCCGAGTTCCGCGAAACGGTAAAGACGCTCGACCAGGTTATTGCGGTGGACTACTACATCCCCGGATGCCCTCCCAGCCGAAAAGTCGTATCCGAGGCCTTGCGGGCGCTCGTCTCCGGCGAACTGCCCGATCGGGGAACTGTTCTCGCTCCCAATATTGCCCTTTGCGAAGAGTGCCCGCGGAAAGAGAGTAAGCCGGAGAAACTCTCGCTGGAATCGCTTCACCGAACCTATGGAATCGAGATCGATCCGGAGAAGTGCCTGCTTGCGCAAGGGATCGTGTGCCTGGGGATGGGTACACGCGCCGGGTGCGATGCGGCATGTATTCGCGGAAATATGCCGTGCACGGGATGTTTCGGCCCCAGCGACAGGGTGCGAGACCAAGGGGCAAAACTTTTGTCGGCATTGGCGTCGAGTTTGTCCGCGACCGAGACAGAAGCTATCGATTTGGCGCTCGCTGAACTTCCCGACGAGGTCGGAACATTCTATCGGTATAGCTTGCCGGGATCCTTGCTGCAGAGAGCGTTAGTGCATTCGAAATAG
- a CDS encoding Ni/Fe hydrogenase subunit alpha, which translates to MSHATIEPVGKGEKKTITIDPITRLEGHGKISIFLDDAGEVERAYFQVPELRGFEKFVQGRPAEEMPQITSRICGVCPMAHHMAATKALDAVFHVTPPRAAHLIRELAYSIFYIEDHLLHFFFLGGPDLIVGPDAPSAERNVLGVIKVLGIDAARKVISTRQQLRDLNVEIAGKAIHPVFGLPGGVSKALGAETIAKAKELAREAKDFTLSVLDIFENKLFPVYADAIKSDGYTHATYYMGLVDHENRPNFYDGEARIVGPDGREWKRFRGMDYLNVVAEHVEPWSYVKFCYLKPIGWKGFQDGAESGVYSVAPLARLNVAEKMATPLAQAALERYRSTFGARIVHHTLANHWARLIETIYASERMAEIAADPEIADRHVRTIPTEKPTEGVGIVEAPRGTLIHHYKTDERGIITNANLIVATQHNAARIAMSVDRAAKDLIHRGIVTDGILNRVEMAFRAYDPCNGCATHAIGQAMPIFIEVRGKHGNLIETLERDVNGTVRRTIF; encoded by the coding sequence ATGTCTCACGCAACGATCGAGCCCGTTGGAAAAGGCGAGAAGAAGACGATCACCATCGACCCCATTACCCGTCTTGAAGGCCACGGAAAAATATCTATATTTCTTGACGATGCCGGAGAAGTCGAACGAGCGTACTTCCAGGTTCCCGAGCTTCGTGGGTTCGAGAAGTTCGTCCAGGGGCGACCGGCAGAGGAGATGCCGCAGATCACGTCAAGGATTTGCGGGGTGTGTCCGATGGCGCATCACATGGCCGCAACGAAGGCTTTGGATGCTGTTTTCCACGTTACGCCACCCCGTGCTGCGCACCTGATTCGGGAACTCGCGTACTCCATCTTCTACATCGAAGACCACCTGCTGCACTTCTTCTTCCTCGGAGGACCGGACCTGATCGTCGGCCCGGACGCGCCTTCGGCAGAACGCAACGTCCTTGGGGTAATAAAGGTGCTGGGGATCGATGCTGCCAGGAAGGTTATTTCGACCCGCCAGCAATTGCGGGATTTGAACGTTGAGATTGCTGGAAAGGCGATTCACCCCGTGTTCGGGTTGCCGGGTGGAGTGTCAAAGGCTCTGGGTGCCGAAACTATCGCCAAGGCTAAAGAACTCGCGCGCGAAGCCAAAGATTTCACGTTGAGTGTTCTGGATATCTTCGAGAACAAACTCTTCCCGGTTTATGCGGACGCGATCAAGTCTGACGGTTACACACACGCAACCTATTACATGGGCCTGGTTGACCATGAGAATCGGCCGAACTTCTACGACGGCGAAGCGCGAATCGTCGGTCCCGATGGACGGGAATGGAAACGGTTCCGCGGCATGGATTACCTGAACGTCGTTGCCGAGCACGTCGAGCCCTGGAGTTACGTCAAGTTCTGCTACCTGAAGCCCATTGGCTGGAAAGGTTTTCAGGATGGCGCAGAAAGCGGAGTTTACAGTGTGGCCCCACTGGCGCGACTCAATGTCGCGGAGAAGATGGCGACGCCACTTGCACAGGCAGCACTCGAACGGTACCGGTCGACATTTGGGGCAAGGATCGTTCATCACACGCTTGCCAACCACTGGGCACGGCTGATCGAAACTATCTATGCGTCGGAACGGATGGCCGAAATAGCCGCCGATCCGGAGATCGCCGATCGCCACGTCCGTACTATCCCAACGGAGAAGCCGACTGAAGGTGTGGGAATCGTCGAAGCGCCGAGAGGAACATTAATTCATCACTACAAGACCGACGAGCGCGGCATCATAACCAACGCCAACCTTATTGTTGCGACGCAGCACAATGCCGCACGAATTGCCATGAGCGTCGACAGGGCCGCGAAGGACCTTATTCATAGAGGAATCGTGACCGACGGGATCCTGAACCGAGTCGAGATGGCGTTCCGCGCCTACGACCCGTGTAATGGGTGCGCAACTCACGCCATCGGTCAGGCAATGCCAATCTTTATAGAGGTCAGGGGCAAACATGGGAACCTGATCGAGACTCTGGAACGTGATGTGAACGGGACGGTCCGCAGGACTATATTTTAG
- a CDS encoding PAS domain-containing protein: MFRAEELRLAQEAAQLAIWEWFVDTDELRWQPGSVELFSRPIAELTTGERFFECVSAADRERVKECVRDSVSSGKNYSVEFRVDLPGGETRWLVSNGCLAQERRPGQIMIGVSRDITDTKRREIKLRAQARLLDLAYEPILVRDPEDRIVYWNNGAELLYGYTWKEAKDRRSHELLDTKFPASLAEIESQLKATGSWEGELVHRTQSGHYIHVASRWRRFDADGSEFVLESNFDLSQRRALEIARAWEAKAKLLGEMAHEINNPLEAASGAAHILKASCDQQSAHYIEVLEQSIQRIAEFIRRSNELHRNPHLPRGLDGQRPVQ, from the coding sequence ATGTTCAGAGCCGAAGAACTCCGGCTGGCGCAAGAGGCCGCACAACTTGCCATCTGGGAGTGGTTCGTCGACACCGACGAACTCCGGTGGCAGCCGGGAAGCGTCGAATTATTCAGCCGCCCGATTGCGGAACTGACAACGGGTGAACGATTCTTCGAGTGTGTCTCGGCGGCGGATCGTGAGCGGGTGAAGGAATGCGTTCGCGATTCTGTGTCTTCGGGCAAGAACTATTCCGTCGAGTTTCGAGTTGATCTGCCTGGTGGTGAAACCAGATGGCTCGTCTCCAACGGGTGCCTGGCGCAAGAGAGACGGCCGGGACAAATCATGATCGGCGTCAGCAGGGACATAACCGATACCAAGCGCCGAGAGATCAAGCTTCGCGCGCAGGCTAGATTACTTGATCTAGCTTACGAACCCATCTTGGTTCGGGACCCGGAAGACCGAATCGTGTATTGGAACAACGGAGCGGAACTGCTGTACGGCTATACGTGGAAAGAAGCCAAAGACCGGCGGAGCCACGAATTACTGGATACCAAATTTCCGGCTAGTTTGGCGGAGATTGAGTCGCAACTAAAGGCGACAGGTTCCTGGGAAGGCGAATTGGTTCACCGCACCCAGAGCGGCCACTACATTCATGTTGCGAGTCGCTGGCGAAGGTTCGACGCTGACGGCAGTGAGTTCGTGCTGGAAAGCAACTTTGATCTTTCGCAACGTAGGGCGCTGGAGATTGCGCGCGCCTGGGAGGCCAAGGCGAAACTGCTTGGAGAAATGGCACACGAAATCAATAACCCGCTGGAGGCCGCCAGTGGCGCCGCTCACATTTTGAAGGCGTCCTGTGATCAACAATCGGCACACTACATTGAGGTTCTGGAGCAATCAATCCAGCGCATCGCCGAGTTCATTCGGCGCTCGAACGAACTGCACAGAAATCCCCATCTTCCTCGTGGACTGGATGGGCAGAGGCCCGTGCAGTGA
- a CDS encoding response regulator produces MSSKKSILLVDDEPNIRLVLGAILERAGFAVTAAEDGFAALRAIQRCRPDLVITDLRMPDMNGFELLSVLRARFPELPTVAISGEFLTIDVTQGPIADAFFQKGNYALSDFLDKISQLVEAPRNKDAECAVRSSTLWTPTGDAPVMLTCTNCLRTFPIDPCEGHMQSRATNCIFCGSALEIQLVAIGLAQPSTPPGAQSEAAD; encoded by the coding sequence ATGAGCAGCAAGAAGTCAATTTTGCTTGTCGATGACGAGCCGAACATTAGATTGGTTCTCGGCGCAATACTGGAACGCGCCGGCTTTGCGGTTACTGCTGCCGAGGACGGATTTGCGGCTCTCCGGGCGATTCAGCGGTGCCGACCGGACCTGGTGATCACCGATCTGCGAATGCCAGACATGAACGGCTTCGAGTTGCTCTCTGTTCTCCGCGCCAGATTTCCAGAGCTACCGACAGTCGCGATAAGCGGCGAGTTCCTGACCATCGATGTAACGCAAGGGCCGATTGCAGACGCTTTCTTCCAGAAAGGTAACTACGCACTTTCCGACTTCCTCGATAAGATATCGCAGTTGGTTGAAGCGCCCAGAAACAAAGATGCCGAGTGCGCTGTCAGGAGCAGCACGCTCTGGACCCCGACGGGTGATGCCCCAGTGATGCTTACATGCACCAACTGTCTCCGCACGTTTCCCATCGACCCGTGTGAGGGACACATGCAATCCAGGGCGACGAACTGCATTTTTTGCGGATCGGCCCTCGAGATTCAACTTGTAGCCATTGGATTAGCTCAACCGTCTACTCCACCCGGTGCACAATCGGAAGCCGCTGATTAG
- a CDS encoding DUF4126 domain-containing protein, which yields MPFSAAQIVPLIIATSFAAGLNVYATVATLGLLGRFHAVALPGSLTLLQDWRIIAVAAALFVLELFADKIPYFDLLWNAVHTFIRVPVAALLAYSASNQLSPEWHFASVALASGVALAAHGGKTALRAGVTPSPEPFSNIALSASEDVLAIFLTWLATQHPFIAAALALVLVALLILAIRWIWRMLRAVIRRLRRGPSPAPAQT from the coding sequence ATGCCTTTCTCCGCCGCCCAAATCGTTCCCCTGATCATCGCCACGAGCTTTGCTGCCGGTCTCAACGTCTACGCAACGGTGGCGACCCTCGGACTTTTGGGCCGATTCCATGCTGTCGCTCTTCCCGGCAGTCTGACGCTGCTGCAGGACTGGCGCATAATCGCCGTTGCCGCCGCGCTTTTCGTTCTCGAACTCTTCGCCGACAAGATTCCCTATTTCGATCTCCTCTGGAACGCCGTTCACACTTTCATACGTGTGCCTGTCGCCGCACTCCTCGCCTACTCCGCCAGCAACCAACTCTCTCCCGAATGGCACTTCGCCAGCGTCGCTCTTGCATCTGGTGTGGCCCTCGCGGCTCATGGGGGAAAGACCGCGCTACGGGCCGGCGTGACTCCCTCTCCCGAACCTTTCTCCAACATAGCGCTGAGCGCCTCGGAAGATGTGCTCGCGATATTCCTTACCTGGCTCGCAACGCAGCATCCTTTTATAGCTGCCGCTCTCGCGCTCGTCCTCGTCGCTTTGCTGATCCTCGCGATCCGGTGGATCTGGCGCATGCTCCGCGCCGTCATTCGTCGCCTTCGCCGAGGCCCGTCACCTGCGCCGGCCCAAACCTAG
- a CDS encoding DUF47 family protein, with translation MVRLVPRETKFFDMFAEMASNLTEGAVTLRGLLQNYKNVPETVQKIKDIEHKGDDLTHAVVVKLNQTFITPFDREDIHALASALDDVLDYINSAADRLLMYKVNSAPQSAAKLADVIVRQSQELSKAVLLLEKNQQKVLDHCVEVNRLENEADAISRDAIGKLFQEEKDPIQLIKIKELMEVLETATDKAEDAANVMESVILKSA, from the coding sequence ATGGTTCGCCTTGTTCCGCGCGAAACCAAATTTTTCGACATGTTTGCCGAAATGGCCAGCAATCTTACCGAAGGCGCTGTGACTTTGCGCGGCCTTTTGCAGAACTATAAGAACGTTCCCGAGACGGTTCAGAAGATCAAGGACATTGAGCACAAGGGCGACGACCTGACTCATGCCGTCGTGGTCAAACTGAACCAGACCTTTATTACACCTTTCGACCGCGAGGACATTCACGCTCTCGCCAGCGCGCTTGACGACGTCCTCGATTACATCAACTCCGCTGCCGACCGCCTCCTGATGTACAAAGTCAATTCGGCGCCGCAATCCGCTGCCAAACTCGCCGACGTCATCGTCCGCCAAAGCCAGGAACTCTCCAAGGCCGTTTTACTTCTCGAGAAAAACCAGCAGAAGGTTCTCGATCACTGCGTCGAGGTCAATCGCCTCGAAAACGAGGCCGACGCCATCTCCCGCGACGCCATCGGCAAGCTCTTCCAGGAAGAGAAGGATCCCATCCAGCTCATCAAGATCAAGGAGCTGATGGAAGTTCTGGAGACCGCGACCGACAAGGCCGAAGACGCCGCCAATGTCATGGAATCGGTAATTCTCAAGAGCGCATAG
- a CDS encoding inorganic phosphate transporter, giving the protein MQRVDTGLILLLITVAVALVFDFLNGFHDAANSIATVVSTRVLSPKIAVVWAAFFNFVAAFLLGTAVAHTIGKGMIQLDIVTQYVVLAGLGGAIVWDLLTWWWGLPTSSSHALIGGYAGAAIARAAILRGWGTAFNVIIASGWIKTVAFIFIAPIMGLILGWIFMISMYWILRSRAPRTVDKWFRKLQLLSAAAYSIGHGGNDAQKTMGIVAGALYTGGLMSKADMAGNWGIYHYPIILAANGAIALGTYFGGWRIVHTMGSKITKLKPVGGFCAETAGAITLFGTALAGIPVSTTHTITGAIVGVGTTHRISAVRWGVATRIVWAWVLTIPASAAVSAIAFWLIRLVNHNA; this is encoded by the coding sequence ATTCAACGAGTGGACACAGGACTCATACTTCTACTCATCACCGTTGCCGTAGCCCTGGTATTCGACTTCCTCAACGGCTTCCACGATGCAGCCAACAGCATCGCTACCGTAGTTTCCACCCGCGTCCTGTCGCCGAAAATCGCAGTCGTCTGGGCCGCGTTCTTCAACTTCGTCGCCGCCTTCCTGCTCGGAACCGCCGTCGCGCACACCATTGGCAAGGGCATGATCCAGCTCGACATCGTGACGCAGTACGTTGTTCTTGCCGGACTCGGCGGCGCAATCGTTTGGGATCTACTGACGTGGTGGTGGGGGCTTCCGACATCCTCTTCCCACGCCCTCATCGGCGGCTATGCCGGTGCTGCCATCGCTCGCGCGGCCATCCTGCGCGGTTGGGGGACCGCCTTCAACGTCATCATTGCTTCCGGATGGATCAAGACCGTCGCATTTATCTTCATCGCCCCCATCATGGGCCTGATCCTCGGCTGGATCTTCATGATCAGCATGTACTGGATCCTGCGCAGCCGCGCACCGCGCACCGTCGACAAATGGTTCCGGAAATTACAGCTTCTCTCCGCCGCCGCATATTCCATCGGCCACGGCGGCAACGACGCGCAGAAGACGATGGGGATCGTCGCCGGCGCGCTCTACACCGGCGGACTCATGAGCAAGGCGGACATGGCGGGTAACTGGGGCATCTATCACTACCCCATTATTCTTGCCGCGAACGGTGCCATCGCTCTTGGAACCTACTTCGGGGGTTGGCGCATCGTCCATACCATGGGATCGAAGATCACGAAGCTGAAACCCGTCGGCGGCTTCTGCGCCGAAACCGCCGGAGCCATTACGCTCTTCGGCACCGCGCTCGCCGGAATCCCAGTCTCGACCACTCACACCATTACGGGCGCAATAGTTGGTGTCGGCACCACGCACCGTATCTCCGCGGTGCGCTGGGGTGTCGCCACCCGTATCGTCTGGGCATGGGTTCTGACGATCCCGGCGTCAGCGGCGGTCTCAGCAATCGCCTTCTGGCTCATCCGGCTCGTGAACCACAACGCATAG
- a CDS encoding alpha-amylase family glycosyl hydrolase gives MRRAQWQRAAVLFFLAVVFAVQAVAQGALSISKVEPPNWWAGLPENPMLLVCGAGFDGAKVTTDYPGVSVDRVEPGNEGYLFVWLKLAPDVKSGTAKFVVAGEKGRAEFEFPILKREPCAAQTETKGPSATPLRGSAQDDTAVCHFGLKKTDVLYLIMPDRFANGDTSNDDPAGAKGYYDRSKPRGFHGGDLKGIADHLPYLKELGVTALWLTPFWKNANDYHGYGVIDMYAVDPHFGTLQDFERLAAVAHADGIKFFFDYVVNHVGPDHAWAKHPPLPTWLHGTPQDHPPFDYHFEYLVDPHASFQQQKDILEGWFADVLPDLNVDDPHVAKYLLDNAVWWMETGGLDGFRLDTFPYSSRKFWSYWHRKLFRIYPQVNTIGEVNNTDPTINSFFEGGRKEWDGIDDGLWTMFDFPVESTIREVLVRGKPADALQKIMRYDDLYLRPDDLVTFVGNHDIKRFLSEPGATPGKLKAALGLLMTLRGIPQLYYGDEIGMTGGDDPDNRHDFPGGWEGDPQDAFSQQGRTQQQKDIFEYLRSLIALRKTHPALEDGHQWTIGAAEKFFAYLRDDGKEKVLIIFNEGAESIKLDLKDTPMESVHGLEPLMGAQSAAIANETVTIAAPRYGVEIYEVK, from the coding sequence ATGCGCAGAGCGCAATGGCAACGGGCAGCGGTTCTTTTTTTCCTCGCGGTTGTTTTTGCGGTGCAAGCAGTCGCTCAAGGAGCGTTGAGCATCAGCAAGGTGGAGCCGCCGAACTGGTGGGCGGGTCTGCCGGAGAATCCGATGCTGCTGGTGTGTGGGGCGGGGTTCGACGGGGCGAAAGTTACGACGGATTATCCGGGCGTGAGCGTGGACCGGGTTGAGCCCGGAAACGAAGGGTATCTATTCGTGTGGCTGAAACTGGCCCCGGATGTGAAGTCGGGGACGGCGAAGTTCGTGGTTGCGGGGGAGAAGGGAAGAGCGGAGTTTGAGTTTCCAATACTGAAGCGAGAGCCGTGCGCAGCACAGACAGAAACAAAGGGTCCTTCGGCTACGCCGCTACGCGGCTCCGCTCAGGATGACACGGCGGTATGTCATTTCGGGCTAAAGAAAACCGATGTGCTGTACCTGATCATGCCGGACCGGTTTGCGAACGGGGATACGTCGAATGACGATCCGGCGGGCGCGAAGGGTTATTACGATCGGAGTAAGCCGCGCGGATTCCATGGCGGCGATTTGAAAGGGATAGCGGATCACTTGCCGTACTTGAAAGAGCTGGGGGTCACGGCGCTATGGCTGACGCCGTTCTGGAAGAACGCCAACGATTATCACGGGTACGGCGTGATCGACATGTACGCGGTCGACCCGCACTTCGGGACGTTGCAGGATTTCGAGCGGCTGGCCGCGGTAGCGCACGCGGACGGTATCAAGTTCTTCTTCGATTACGTTGTGAACCATGTTGGGCCGGATCACGCCTGGGCGAAGCATCCGCCGCTGCCGACGTGGTTGCATGGTACGCCGCAGGATCATCCGCCATTCGATTATCACTTCGAATACCTCGTCGATCCGCACGCGAGTTTTCAGCAGCAGAAGGACATTCTCGAAGGATGGTTTGCGGACGTGCTGCCGGATTTGAACGTGGACGATCCGCACGTGGCGAAGTATCTGCTGGATAACGCTGTGTGGTGGATGGAAACGGGCGGGCTGGATGGGTTTCGGTTGGATACGTTTCCGTATTCGTCGCGGAAATTCTGGAGCTACTGGCATCGCAAACTGTTCAGGATCTATCCGCAGGTGAACACGATTGGGGAAGTCAATAATACTGACCCGACGATCAATTCGTTCTTTGAAGGCGGCCGCAAGGAGTGGGACGGAATCGACGATGGGCTGTGGACGATGTTCGATTTCCCGGTGGAGAGCACGATTCGCGAGGTGCTGGTGAGGGGCAAGCCTGCGGACGCCCTGCAGAAGATTATGCGGTATGACGATCTCTATCTCAGGCCGGACGACCTGGTGACGTTCGTGGGGAATCACGACATAAAGCGATTCCTGAGTGAACCGGGAGCGACGCCGGGAAAGTTGAAGGCAGCGCTCGGATTGCTGATGACGCTGCGTGGTATTCCGCAACTTTATTACGGCGACGAGATTGGGATGACCGGCGGAGACGATCCGGACAACCGGCATGATTTTCCGGGAGGGTGGGAGGGAGACCCGCAGGATGCGTTCTCCCAACAGGGAAGAACTCAGCAGCAGAAGGATATTTTCGAATACCTGCGCAGCCTGATCGCGCTGCGGAAGACTCACCCGGCACTCGAAGATGGGCATCAGTGGACGATTGGGGCGGCGGAGAAGTTCTTCGCGTATCTGCGGGACGATGGGAAGGAGAAGGTGCTCATCATCTTCAATGAGGGTGCGGAGTCGATCAAACTGGATCTCAAAGATACACCGATGGAGTCGGTGCACGGGTTGGAGCCACTGATGGGGGCGCAGTCGGCAGCGATTGCGAATGAAACCGTGACGATTGCGGCACCGAGGTATGGAGTGGAGATCTACGAAGTGAAATAG